The segment ATGAAGATTCACAAGAGAATTCTGGCCGTCGCGGCAGCGATGGTCCTCGCGCTGGGGGCCTGCTCGGATCCAGGTTCGGGCAAGGCCGGCGATAACACGTCGGGCGGCGAGGCGAGCGCGCAGCAGTGGCCCGAGGCTACCGCTAAGCTGGATGGCACCACGCTGACCGTGTGGGCCGCACAGTCCTCGAACCAGATCCCCGCCGGGGTGGCCAAGAAGTTTGAGGAGGCCACCGGGGCAAAGGTCAACATTGTTACGATCCCGGACGGGTACGAGCAGAACGTGCTGACCAAGGTTGCCACGGGCGACAAGCCGGATCTTGCGATGTGGCAGCCCACTGCCTCGATGCTCACCCCGATCAACGCCAAGGAGAACCTGCAGACCCTCGACGGCGCGCCCTGGGAGTCGAAGTACGCCGACGGCGTCCTCGACTACGGGGGGACCCTCGACGGCAAGCGCTACTCGGCGTTCGTTTCCTCGCCCTCGACGATCGGGGTGTGGTACAACAAGGAAGTCTTTGAAAAGAACGGGGCCGCCATCCCGAAGAGCTTCGACGAGCTTCTGACCCTCGCACGGGATTTGAAGGCCAAGGGTGTCACGCCGCTGAACGAGATGGGCGGCGAATGGTGGGCCACCCAGTGGACCGTGCAGGCTCTGGTCGCAGACGCCTCCGCCGACGGCCTGTGGGACCGAGTCAACAAGAACGAGGATGGCTTCACGGGTGAGGCACTCCAGGGCGCCATCGACAAGTATGCGTCGATGATCGACGAGGGCCTGTACAACGAGGACATCAAGACCGGTACCTTCGCCCAGCAGGCCCAGGCTCTCCTCGACGGTAAGGCGGCCATGGCGATCGCCACGAACTCGCTCCTGGACAACATGGGCTCGCTCACCGACGCGAAGACCCTCAATGAGAAGATCGGATTCTTCCCGATCTCCGAGAAGGGCAACCGCGCCACCAACCACCCCGAGCAGACCAACGCCGTCGTCGCCTTCAAGACCGGAGACGCCGGCCGTGAGGCGGCCGCCCGCCAGTTCCTGAACTTCTGGCTCACCACCGGCTACCAGGACTTCGTCACCGAGCAAAACACCGTCTCGATCATGAAGGATGTCAAGACCCCGGCCTCGGTGCCGCAGGCGGCTGTTGAGGCCAGCGAGGCCCTGAAGGGTTCGGTCGGTTCCATGCAGGCACAGGCGATCGCAAACCCGGATCTGGCCATGAACCTTGGCGACATGATCGCGGGTACCAAGACGCCGGCGCAGGTCGGTGAGGCCACTCAGGCCCAGTTCGCCGAGCTCGCAAAGGCCATGGGAGCAGCGGGCTTCTAATGTCTGCGCTTTCCGCCGTCGCCGCCCGTGGGAGGTCCTACCGGGCCTCCCACCCGTGGTGGTTCCTCGTTCCCGCATACGTGTTGCTCGCGCTGTTCTTCCTGACGCCGACGATCTACAACTTCGTATACGCCGCCACGGATTGGTCGAGTTTCAAGTCGGAGATTAACGGTGTTGGTCTGCGAAACTTCGAGACTCTCCTCGCCAACGGCGCGCTGTTGAACTCGTTGCGGATCACGCTCATCTACGCGATTGGTGTGGCAATCTGTCAGAACCTCTTCGGTCTGGCCTTGGCGTTACTGCTCGAGCGGGATACGACCCTCAACCGGATCGTGCGCGTGTTGTTCTTCATCCCCGTGGTGATGAGCGCGCTCGCCGCCGGCTATGTCTGGCGGGCCCTGCTGGACACGGGAGGGGGGCTCAACCAGGCCCTGTCAATGTTTGCGGGGCATGAGGTGGCGATCTCATGGCTGGGATCGACGTCGGGAACCCTCTACGTCCTGATCCTCATCCATTCGTGGAAGTGGATGGGCCTGTCGATGCTTGTCTACCTCGCCGGCCTGAAGACCGTCGATGGGCAGCTCCTCGAGGCCGCCCGCATCGACGGGGCGAGCCCGTGGCAGATCTTCACCAAGATCCGCCTGCCGCTGATCGCCCCCGCCGTGACATTCAATGTGGCCACAGCGCTGCTCGGTTCGATGAACTCCTTCGACGTCATTGCGGCGACGACGGGCGGCGGGCCGGGTGGAAGCACCGAGGTGCTCAACATGTTCATCTTCCGCACCTTCGGCCAGGGCCTGTACGCCCAGGCTACGACGATGAGCCTCGTGCTGTTCCTCAGCGTCGTGATCATCGCTGTCCCGCTCATCGCGGGGCTGCGTAGCCGAGAAAGGAGGATGTCATGACTGTTCGAGCTTCGAGTAGTCA is part of the Trueperella abortisuis genome and harbors:
- a CDS encoding carbohydrate ABC transporter permease is translated as MSALSAVAARGRSYRASHPWWFLVPAYVLLALFFLTPTIYNFVYAATDWSSFKSEINGVGLRNFETLLANGALLNSLRITLIYAIGVAICQNLFGLALALLLERDTTLNRIVRVLFFIPVVMSALAAGYVWRALLDTGGGLNQALSMFAGHEVAISWLGSTSGTLYVLILIHSWKWMGLSMLVYLAGLKTVDGQLLEAARIDGASPWQIFTKIRLPLIAPAVTFNVATALLGSMNSFDVIAATTGGGPGGSTEVLNMFIFRTFGQGLYAQATTMSLVLFLSVVIIAVPLIAGLRSRERRMS
- a CDS encoding ABC transporter substrate-binding protein: MKIHKRILAVAAAMVLALGACSDPGSGKAGDNTSGGEASAQQWPEATAKLDGTTLTVWAAQSSNQIPAGVAKKFEEATGAKVNIVTIPDGYEQNVLTKVATGDKPDLAMWQPTASMLTPINAKENLQTLDGAPWESKYADGVLDYGGTLDGKRYSAFVSSPSTIGVWYNKEVFEKNGAAIPKSFDELLTLARDLKAKGVTPLNEMGGEWWATQWTVQALVADASADGLWDRVNKNEDGFTGEALQGAIDKYASMIDEGLYNEDIKTGTFAQQAQALLDGKAAMAIATNSLLDNMGSLTDAKTLNEKIGFFPISEKGNRATNHPEQTNAVVAFKTGDAGREAAARQFLNFWLTTGYQDFVTEQNTVSIMKDVKTPASVPQAAVEASEALKGSVGSMQAQAIANPDLAMNLGDMIAGTKTPAQVGEATQAQFAELAKAMGAAGF